Proteins from one Ipomoea triloba cultivar NCNSP0323 chromosome 1, ASM357664v1 genomic window:
- the LOC116001448 gene encoding uncharacterized protein LOC116001448, with product MSGLGTWRMTGFYGFLERGRRYASWELLRSLADKSPLPWVVMGDFNDLLFQHEKRGGNPHPHNLLRGFGEVVDECGLFQLPMQGYQFTWERGKGTQEWMEERLDKVLARSDWSSALPGARVTNLFTRTSDHSALFLGVREYEQVLGVHRSFRFEMALVRDEGCRKLQYKGLVDPVSLANFQRIEAELCHLAAQEDTFWRQRAKQHWLCGADANTKYFHRYASARKKKNTLTRLKNGDGVWVEDVALNSVVLEYFRDIFASNTATSCVDSFFESVTPRVTQAHNVSLLFPFKEEEVKAALFSMFPDKAPGPDGMNPGFYQQYWDVVGNDVTAFVLKFLNGCSLPFGLNDTNVVLIPKKNCPEMVSDLRPIALCNVVYKIMAKMIANRMKPLLGEVISDSQSAFIPNRLITDNIMIAAEVGHLLNRKHGGMVGWGALKLDMAKAYDRMEWSFLRRMLLAVGFAEVWRDSRYCSNRQRQGALFMVAGWLEEAGVIKQCLVDYENMSGQAVNFHKSSVCFSRNTTPATRVEVALALGVVQAPNFGKYLGLPSFIGREKRAVFSYIEDKIKHKIGSWNKRLLSQAGKEVLLKSVAQSMPTFSMSVFLLPESVCLSIERTMNRYWWGPGNDRGIHWKAWDRLCIPKKYGGLRFKDLRAFNLLC from the exons ATGTCGGGTCTTGGTACTTGGCGGATGACTGGTTTTTATGGCTTTCTGGAGCGTGGCCGTAGATATGCATCGTGGGAACTGTTGAGATCTTTGGCTGACAAGTCTCCGCTCCCTTGGGTTGTTATGGGAGACTTTAACGACCTCCTATTTCAACACGAGAAGCGTGGGGGTAATCCGCATCCCCACAATCTCCTACGCGGTTTTGGGGAGGTTGTAGATGAGTGTGGTTTGTTTCAGCTTCCCATGCAAGGCTATCAGTTCACTTGGGAAAGGGGCAAAGGTACGCAGGAGTGGATGGAGGAGAGGCTTGATAAAGTTCTTGCTAGATCGGATTGGAGCTCCGCCCTACCTGGTGCACGGGTAACCAATCTCTTCACTCGTACTTCTGATCACTCGGCTCTCTTCTTGGGGGTCAGAGAGTATGAGCAGGTTCTTGGTGTTCACAGGAGCTTCAGGTTTGAGATGGCTTTGGTTCGTGATGAGGGCTGTAGGAAG TTGCAGTACAAGGGCTTGGTTGATCCTGTGTCACTCGCGAATTTTCAGCGTATTGAGGCTGAGTTATGCCACCTGGCGGCACAGGAAGACACCTTTTGGAGACAGCGAGCAAAGCAACATTGGCTGTGCGGGGCAGATGCCAATACTAAATATTTCCACAGGTACGCTTCTgctaggaaaaagaaaaatactctTACTCGTTTAAAGAATGGGGATGGTGTGTGGGTGGAGGATGTTGCTTTGAATTCTGTTGTGCTTGAATACTTTCGTGATATATTTGCATCAAATACTGCTACCTCTTGTGTGGATTCCTTTTTTGAGTCTGTTACTCCCCGTGTCACACAAGCCCACAATGTTTCCTTACTATTTCCTTTCAAGGAAGAAGAGGTCAAAGCTGCTCTGTTTTCTATGTTTCCGGATAAAGCCCCAGGACCTGATGGCATGAACCCGGGGTTTTACCAACAGTATTGGGATGTAGTCGGTAATGATGTCACTGCTTTTGTGCTGAAATTCCTGAATGGATGTTCTCTCCCTTTTGGCCTTAATGACACCAATGTTGTGCTTATTCCGAAGAAGAACTGCCCGGAGATGGTGTCTGATCTTCGCCCCATTGCTCTCTGCAATGTAGTTTACAAGATAATGGCCAAGATGATTGCAAACAGAATGAAACCGTTACTAGGAGAGGTAATTTCTGATTCACAGAGCGCTTTCATTCCTAATAGATTAATTACTGATAATATTATGATTGCGGCGGAGGTGGGCCACCTCCTCAATAGGAAACATGGTGGTATGGTAGGTTGGGGTGCTCTCAAGCTGGACATGGCTAAGGCATATGACCGGATGGAGTGGTCGTTTCTCCGCCGGATGCTTTTGGCTGTGGGTTTTGCGGAAGTTTGG AGGGACTCTCGTTACTGCTCCAACAGGCAGAGGCAAGGGGCTCTTTTCATGGTTGCCGGGTGGCTAGAG GAGGCAGGTGTTATTAAGCAGTGCCTTGTTGATTATGAAAACATGTCGGGCCAGGCAGTGAACTTTCACAAGTCTAGTGTGTGTTTCAGCAGGAACACAACTCCGGCAACGAGAGTAGAAGTTGCTTTAGCCCTTGGTGTTGTTCAGGCacctaattttggaaaatactTGGGCCTGCCTTCCTTTATTGGGAGGGAAAAAAGGGCAGTATTCTCATATATTGAGGATAAAATCAAGCACAAGATTGGTTCGTGGAATAAGCGGCTTCTATCGCAAGCAGGAAAAGAGGTTCTATTGAAAAGTGTAGCTCAATCCATGCCTACATTCTCTATGAGTGTATTTCTACTTCCTGAGTCAGTTTGTTTATCCATTGAGAGGACCATGAACAGGTATTGGTGGGGGCCCGGGAATGATAGAGGCATACATTGGAAAGCCTGGGATCGATTATGTATCCCTAAAAAGTATGGTGGTTTGCGGTTTAAAGATCTGAGAGCTTTCAACCTGCTATGTTAG
- the LOC116001533 gene encoding uncharacterized protein LOC116001533: MAAHELVCSGVRRRIGDGKATLIWGHPWFPNDPNPMVQTIMPEALNGALVSGLIDPATATWDLSILQDIFIPADIERILKVPITPYYDYSWFWFGDPGGCYTVKDGYRRIIGNFEPQPGTFEKWLHLWKIKCPAKWRIFLWRALSNVLPTTTNLILKRVEIDPTCPMCGNLHEDIMHSLLLCDFSKSVWHESTLHVPNMIGSDFGEWFGNVLSMLTADQLFLAVAVLYHIWRTRNRAVWEGCLPRPISVWRAAHSAAAAWRSTHAQVDHRQPQSPTLTVHDDAVLRCYFDAGFQAHSAKATVGAVLLTHGGEFVAAFNGQLPYCLSPLMAETLACKEVLSWLRGRGLSAVHIYTDCSTLKKLLTSAQTSLFSYVGFAIDATRAILSTFHICSFNLVPRSNNRGAHSLAALAYTQVSSLYWDTIPPDSISDLI, encoded by the coding sequence ATGGCAGCACATGAGCTAGTTTGTAGTGGGGTAAGAAGACGGATTGGGGATGGGAAGGCTACTCTGATATGGGGCCATCCGTGGTTCCCGAATGACCCTAATCCAATGGTTCAGACTATCATGCCCGAGGCACTAAATGGTGCTTTGGTCTCGGGGCTAATTGACCCTGCTACTGCTACATGGGATTTATCTATTTTACAGGATATCTTTATACCTGCCGATATTGAGCGCATCCTAAAGGTTCCAATTACTCCCTATTATGATTACTCTTGGTTCTGGTTTGGGGACCCCGGTGGCTGTTATACAGTCAAGGATGGTTATAGGCGCATTATTGGTAACTTCGAGCCTCAACCTGGGACTTTTGAAAAATGGCTACATCTGTGGAAAATCAAGTGCCCGGCAAAGTGGAGAATTTTTTTGTGGAGAGCTCTATCTAATGTTCTCCCTACTACCACCAATTTGATTTTAAAGAGGGTTGAGATAGACCCAACATGTCCAATGTGTGGCAACTTACATGAAGATATTATGCACTCTCTACTTTTGTGTGATTTCTCAAAGAGTGTTTGGCATGAATCTACTTTGCATGTACCTAACATGATTGGAAGTGATTTTGGGGAATGGTTCGGGAATGTGTTATCTATGCTCACGGCTGATCAATTGTTTCTTGCTGTAGCCGTACTATATCATATTTGGAGGACAAGGAACCGTGCCGTTTGGGAAGGCTGCTTACCACGTCCGATTTCGGTATGGCGGGCGGCGCATTCGGCTGCAGCAGCCTGGCGATCCACTCACGCACAAGTGGATCACCGCCAGCCGCAGTCACCAACTCTGACGGTACACGACGACGCAGTGCTGCGATGCTATTTCGATGCCGGTTTCCAAGCTCATTCCGCAAAGGCTACGGTTGGGGCAGTGTTGCTGACGCATGGAGGGGAGTTCGTTGCTGCTTTCAACGGTCAACTACCCTATTGCTTATCTCCCCTCATGGCCGAGACCCTAGCTTGCAAGGAAGTCCTCTCGTGGCTCAGAGGGCGCGGGTTGTCTGCAGTACACATCTACACCGATTGTTCCACTCTAAAGAAGTTGTTAACTTCAGCTCAGACTAGTCTATTCTCTTATGTTGGTTTTGCTATCGATGCCACTAGGGCAATTTTGTCTACTTTCCATATTTGCTCTTTTAATTTAGTTCCTAGATCAAATAATCGGGGGGCTCACTCTTTGGCTGCGTTGGCTTACACCCAGGTTTCTTCATTGTATTGGGATACTATCCCGCCTGACTCTATTTCTGATTTGATTTAA